One stretch of Roseimicrobium sp. ORNL1 DNA includes these proteins:
- a CDS encoding inner membrane CreD family protein, with translation MTSSRLFSILAITGAATFAWFVLGATLHQRARASASRMGSEVRQVWGPGLAQPHLVLLGDSVSGSGQAEVMLPASSKVDARLKYEPKKRGLLWHRTYDVEFSARYEITNTAASARNVRVQLSLPTKDTSYDNFAFQLGEGKTTDVAPHNGMVETVTLIPAGTTVPLTVRYNARGLDRWSYTFPQGTRVKNFSLTMVTDFADVSYPVGATSPSKEEPVTKGEGMDLAWNYTDTIDARDIAVDMPKLLNAGPVIARITFFAPVSLVLFFGVLVVTSMLRGINLHPMTYAFLAAGFFTFHLLLAYLGDQMPLHVAFVIAALISLVMVSGYLHAVAGKSISIIAVTAQFAYMVLFSYSFFFDGFTGLTLTITAVATLALLMIATAKVNWEEVFRYGRETLLGGSKPKNGPMPAPVST, from the coding sequence ATGACCTCGTCACGTCTCTTCAGCATTCTCGCCATCACCGGCGCAGCCACGTTTGCGTGGTTCGTGCTGGGCGCCACGTTGCACCAGCGTGCGCGGGCTTCCGCTTCGCGCATGGGGAGCGAGGTGCGGCAGGTGTGGGGGCCGGGGCTGGCGCAGCCGCATCTGGTGCTTCTGGGGGACAGTGTCTCAGGCTCGGGACAGGCGGAAGTCATGCTGCCTGCGTCATCCAAGGTGGACGCGCGCCTCAAGTATGAACCCAAGAAACGCGGGCTGCTCTGGCACCGCACGTATGACGTGGAGTTCTCCGCGCGCTATGAAATCACCAACACCGCGGCGAGCGCACGCAATGTGCGCGTGCAACTGTCCCTGCCCACGAAGGACACCAGCTATGACAACTTCGCCTTCCAGCTGGGCGAAGGCAAGACGACGGACGTCGCGCCGCACAACGGCATGGTGGAAACAGTGACCCTGATTCCCGCCGGCACCACGGTGCCGCTCACGGTGCGTTACAATGCGCGTGGTCTGGACCGCTGGTCCTACACCTTTCCCCAGGGTACCCGGGTGAAGAATTTCAGCCTGACCATGGTGACGGACTTCGCTGATGTGAGCTATCCTGTGGGCGCGACTTCGCCATCGAAGGAGGAACCCGTGACCAAGGGAGAAGGCATGGACCTGGCGTGGAACTACACCGATACCATCGATGCACGGGACATCGCCGTGGACATGCCGAAGCTGCTGAATGCCGGCCCGGTCATTGCGCGCATCACCTTCTTTGCCCCGGTGTCGCTTGTCCTCTTCTTTGGCGTGCTGGTGGTCACGAGCATGTTGCGTGGCATCAATCTCCATCCCATGACGTATGCGTTCCTGGCGGCGGGGTTCTTCACGTTCCACCTGTTGCTGGCGTATCTGGGCGATCAGATGCCGTTGCACGTGGCCTTCGTCATCGCTGCGTTGATCTCGCTGGTGATGGTGAGCGGCTACCTTCACGCGGTGGCGGGAAAGTCGATCAGCATCATTGCGGTGACGGCGCAGTTCGCCTACATGGTGCTCTTCAGCTACAGCTTCTTCTTTGATGGCTTCACCGGTCTCACACTCACCATCACCGCGGTGGCCACGCTTGCACTGTTGATGATTGCCACGGCAAAGGTGAATTGGGAGGAGGTGTTCCGTTATGGGCGTGAGACCCTCCTGGGCGGCAGTAAACCCAAGAACGGACCCATGCCTGCGCCCGTATCGACCTGA
- a CDS encoding inner membrane CreD family protein has translation MTVLRIFTIALITLCTAVAWGILGTTLQVRTQESGSDMGNEVAAVWGASQKQLHPSAFYHAPTGNNRKVTLQPDSSKITVNLSSEPKKRGLLWHRTYSVQFNAEYQFTNPTPIPQTIYVQYQLPSEEASYTNFVFTLGDESLRRAVPKAGVITEALTVPAKGTAPLKVSYESRGMETWRYAFPDASRVQGFELVMQTDFAEINFPNGTGSPTSRDEIKHVYTWSYPDVLSAPAIGMDMPKVLNAGPVASRIAFFAPVSLVFFFTVLVLMGVVLGINLHPMNYFFLAAGCFAFQLLFAYLVDLVPLHLSFVISAVVSLLLVGGYIMAVGGKKMLMVAVPAQFAYMVLFSYSFFFDGMTGITITIGAIFTLALLMKFTAKVNWAEQLAEKKRSASNPPVMPPPAPPSGGRPATA, from the coding sequence ATGACTGTCCTTCGCATCTTCACCATCGCCCTGATCACGCTCTGCACTGCTGTGGCGTGGGGCATTCTCGGGACCACACTCCAAGTGCGCACTCAGGAGTCCGGTAGCGACATGGGCAATGAAGTGGCGGCCGTCTGGGGCGCTTCGCAGAAGCAGCTTCACCCCTCCGCCTTCTATCACGCGCCTACGGGAAACAATCGCAAGGTGACGCTGCAACCGGACTCAAGCAAGATCACCGTCAACCTGTCTTCGGAGCCGAAGAAGCGTGGCCTGCTCTGGCACCGCACCTATTCGGTGCAGTTCAACGCGGAATATCAGTTTACCAATCCCACGCCGATTCCGCAGACGATCTACGTGCAGTATCAGCTCCCCTCGGAGGAAGCGAGCTATACAAACTTCGTCTTTACCCTGGGGGATGAGTCGCTCCGTCGTGCGGTTCCGAAGGCTGGCGTCATCACGGAAGCGCTCACGGTACCGGCCAAAGGAACAGCCCCTTTGAAGGTCTCTTATGAATCCCGGGGCATGGAGACCTGGCGGTATGCCTTCCCGGATGCGAGCCGCGTGCAGGGCTTTGAGCTGGTGATGCAGACAGACTTTGCCGAGATCAACTTCCCCAACGGCACCGGTTCACCCACATCGCGAGATGAGATCAAGCACGTCTACACCTGGAGCTATCCGGATGTGCTCTCTGCGCCCGCGATTGGAATGGATATGCCGAAGGTGCTGAATGCCGGCCCCGTGGCGTCGCGCATTGCGTTCTTCGCGCCGGTGTCCCTGGTGTTCTTCTTCACGGTGCTGGTGCTCATGGGGGTGGTGTTGGGCATCAACCTGCATCCCATGAACTACTTCTTCCTCGCGGCGGGCTGCTTTGCCTTCCAGCTCCTGTTTGCCTACCTCGTGGACCTGGTGCCGTTGCATCTGAGCTTTGTGATTTCGGCGGTGGTCTCCCTGCTACTGGTGGGCGGATACATCATGGCCGTGGGTGGAAAGAAGATGCTCATGGTCGCAGTGCCAGCGCAGTTCGCGTACATGGTGCTCTTCAGCTACAGCTTCTTCTTTGATGGCATGACGGGCATCACCATCACCATCGGAGCCATTTTCACACTGGCCCTGCTGATGAAGTTCACGGCGAAGGTGAACTGGGCGGAACAGCTCGCTGAAAAGAAGCGGTCTGCATCCAACCCGCCCGTGATGCCGCCGCCTGCACCTCCTTCGGGAGGTCGCCCTGCTACTGCGTGA
- a CDS encoding transglutaminase domain-containing protein produces MKVLRASLAASLLFVACSLQAAKPVKWEPWLETGGDVFPSLLIATATVDWQAEAEVDEDGEEYAPTFGDPNGWFGVNVSNVPANSVLKVEVQGDGWLKPSQVEVKIKKATEDLYITPKAVFNYEVLHQIREQKPVNLTFKVSLNGAVLGERNEIVTMHGLNDCPFWVDHGEEAESLDLSWMFAAYVNENHPWIDKILQEALQTGLVDSFTGYQSEDSEQVLTQVFAIWHVLQRKGIRYSDISTTPGAKTVYCQTVRFLDESLDATQANCVDGSVLMASLLRKIGITSYLVMVPGHCYLAFDTDAEGETTVGLETTMLGNDKLKPLKELPSMEAKLKKKEFATSLKTFKSAISTANEDLEENAEKFGDEEETDYQLINIQEARDFGIMPIASGRKRS; encoded by the coding sequence ATGAAAGTCTTACGGGCCTCCCTTGCCGCCAGTCTCCTCTTTGTTGCCTGCAGCCTTCAGGCTGCCAAGCCCGTGAAGTGGGAACCCTGGTTGGAAACCGGCGGGGACGTCTTCCCCAGTCTCCTGATTGCCACCGCCACGGTGGACTGGCAGGCTGAGGCTGAGGTGGATGAAGATGGCGAAGAGTATGCCCCCACCTTCGGAGACCCCAATGGGTGGTTCGGCGTGAATGTCTCGAATGTACCCGCCAATTCCGTGCTGAAGGTCGAAGTGCAGGGTGACGGCTGGCTCAAGCCCTCCCAGGTGGAAGTGAAAATCAAGAAGGCCACCGAGGACCTCTACATCACCCCGAAGGCCGTCTTCAACTATGAGGTGCTCCACCAGATCCGGGAGCAGAAGCCGGTGAACCTGACCTTCAAGGTGAGCCTGAACGGCGCGGTGCTCGGAGAGCGGAATGAAATCGTCACCATGCATGGCCTGAACGACTGCCCCTTCTGGGTGGATCATGGCGAGGAAGCCGAGTCCCTGGATCTCTCCTGGATGTTCGCCGCCTATGTGAATGAAAACCACCCCTGGATCGACAAGATCCTGCAGGAAGCCTTGCAGACCGGACTGGTGGATTCCTTCACCGGCTACCAATCGGAGGACTCGGAGCAGGTGCTGACCCAGGTCTTTGCCATCTGGCATGTGCTCCAGCGGAAGGGCATCCGCTATTCGGACATTTCCACCACCCCGGGCGCGAAGACGGTCTACTGCCAGACCGTGCGCTTCCTGGACGAGAGCCTCGATGCCACCCAGGCCAACTGTGTGGACGGCTCCGTGCTGATGGCCTCCCTGCTGCGCAAGATTGGCATCACTTCCTACCTCGTGATGGTGCCGGGACATTGCTACCTCGCCTTCGACACCGATGCGGAGGGAGAAACGACCGTGGGGCTGGAGACCACCATGCTGGGGAACGACAAGCTCAAGCCGCTCAAGGAACTGCCGAGTATGGAAGCGAAGCTGAAGAAGAAGGAATTTGCCACCTCGCTGAAGACCTTCAAGAGCGCCATCTCGACTGCGAACGAGGATCTCGAGGAGAACGCCGAGAAGTTCGGCGACGAAGAGGAGACGGACTACCAGCTCATCAATATCCAGGAAGCGAGGGACTTCGGCATCATGCCCATCGCCTCCGGCAGGAAGCGCAGCTAG
- a CDS encoding ACP phosphodiesterase, with protein sequence MNWLAHVHLSPPDVEFQLGNLLADVLRREPRGVMGPSFEAGRCCHAAIDRFTDTHPIVHRSKMRIIPSHRRYAGILVDMFYDHFLAKNWEQFHESTLRDFTRQFQAEATSRRHQLPEDGADLIEYLVREDRLYSYRKLDGIEAALQRMSLRLTARWKKTVRMQDAVAPVRLHGEEMEKDFLEFFPELMAYVASGEWWSARSARDAA encoded by the coding sequence ATGAACTGGCTGGCCCACGTGCACCTCTCTCCCCCAGATGTCGAGTTTCAGCTCGGCAATCTGCTCGCGGACGTGCTGCGCCGTGAGCCACGCGGGGTGATGGGACCCTCCTTCGAGGCCGGGCGCTGCTGCCATGCGGCGATCGACCGTTTCACGGACACGCATCCCATCGTGCACCGCAGTAAGATGCGCATCATCCCCAGCCATCGCCGCTACGCCGGGATCCTGGTGGATATGTTTTATGATCATTTCCTGGCGAAGAACTGGGAACAATTTCACGAGTCCACGCTGCGTGACTTCACGCGGCAGTTCCAAGCCGAGGCCACCAGTCGCAGGCACCAGCTTCCAGAGGATGGTGCGGATTTGATCGAGTACCTCGTGCGCGAGGATCGGCTCTACTCGTATCGCAAGCTGGATGGCATCGAGGCAGCATTGCAACGCATGTCCCTGCGGCTTACTGCACGCTGGAAGAAGACGGTACGCATGCAGGATGCGGTGGCGCCGGTTCGATTGCACGGTGAAGAAATGGAAAAAGATTTTCTCGAATTCTTCCCCGAGCTCATGGCTTATGTCGCCTCCGGTGAATGGTGGAGTGCGCGCAGTGCGCGTGATGCGGCTTAA
- a CDS encoding ATP-binding protein translates to MDVQQETNLLVEKFEYACKGLFAVTSRSTVTFEQGVYGCLVAKPTKRMKSALSIDRELFVVASTFNDQQQRTIKFLRQQIENSKGRFEPTVAIVLHNDSEGSAKLKVWGRDKGIAILALYGGGNLQNAQVLERSLCYELYSHDPFDVTGPVSDDANFYGRRDEALDLARKLQRGAIRSCLGVRKVGKTSIINRVLREIRQSYEAACLIVDCSRDEVWQLTAAQLLDSIALTAEELLTADSRYQNLRASTATNSLSTAIKRLELVLSRFSRPVVLVFDEIDYITPGSSTNAHWRTEFNPFWRNLRAIYQECTRQEKTLSILLGGVSALWFTVESIEGSENAALHFVPEEYLSPMALEATIAMIRKLGRVAGLQFEPEIAEHIARSTANMPYWARKCCSYIHRHLPINERPRPISIQHASSLVASFVQEEGSAIAEVAMRHLFRVHPTLEDAAAKCHKGESSVVQENLKRSLRRYGILTQGNALSGQMISAAFEALAVPAQVPTEADPKTPLALPRYDEWAEELAAIGKRRNILERRLRELTINFLRFDSMQGGKLATFRERVIAILPEKQRESLKHVSADDAIAKFNWTDLVKLIVKEWALFAQLLGDKGEFEQNCQIINDRFDAHAKAADSADFALYRRALGRVEERIAKIQ, encoded by the coding sequence ATGGACGTCCAACAAGAAACTAATCTTTTAGTCGAAAAATTTGAGTACGCCTGCAAAGGGCTCTTTGCTGTCACGAGCCGTTCTACAGTGACGTTTGAGCAGGGGGTATATGGTTGCCTCGTGGCAAAACCGACAAAGCGCATGAAGTCCGCTCTGTCGATTGACAGAGAGTTATTTGTTGTTGCATCGACTTTCAATGACCAACAGCAGAGAACAATTAAATTCCTTAGGCAACAGATTGAAAATTCCAAGGGACGGTTCGAACCCACGGTGGCTATTGTCCTTCACAATGATAGCGAGGGAAGTGCAAAGTTAAAGGTATGGGGACGCGACAAAGGGATCGCAATTCTGGCCCTTTACGGAGGCGGAAATCTTCAAAATGCGCAAGTTCTCGAGCGATCTCTATGCTACGAACTATATTCTCACGATCCGTTCGATGTAACGGGCCCGGTATCTGACGATGCAAACTTTTATGGTCGGCGCGACGAAGCCTTAGACTTGGCGCGAAAGCTACAACGGGGAGCAATCCGTTCTTGTTTGGGCGTTAGAAAAGTTGGCAAAACATCTATTATCAATCGGGTGCTTCGCGAGATTCGCCAGAGCTACGAGGCCGCATGCCTGATTGTAGACTGCTCCCGGGACGAAGTCTGGCAACTGACGGCAGCACAACTATTAGATTCAATTGCGTTGACGGCAGAAGAACTACTCACGGCCGACTCACGCTATCAGAACTTGCGCGCTTCTACGGCAACGAATAGCTTAAGTACGGCTATCAAACGGTTAGAGCTAGTTCTTAGCCGGTTTTCGCGACCAGTGGTCTTGGTGTTTGACGAGATTGACTACATTACGCCAGGTAGCTCAACAAACGCGCACTGGAGAACTGAATTTAATCCATTCTGGAGAAACCTCCGCGCGATCTATCAGGAATGCACGCGTCAGGAGAAGACCCTCTCGATTCTCCTAGGTGGCGTATCTGCTCTTTGGTTCACCGTTGAGTCGATTGAAGGATCTGAGAACGCGGCGTTACATTTTGTTCCTGAAGAGTATCTGAGCCCAATGGCTCTGGAAGCGACAATTGCGATGATTCGCAAACTCGGAAGGGTTGCAGGCCTGCAGTTCGAACCTGAAATTGCTGAGCATATTGCACGTTCCACCGCAAATATGCCTTACTGGGCGCGAAAATGTTGCTCATATATTCATCGACATCTTCCGATTAACGAACGCCCCCGACCGATCTCGATTCAGCATGCGTCGTCGCTCGTTGCTTCGTTTGTTCAGGAAGAAGGATCCGCAATTGCGGAGGTTGCTATGCGCCATCTGTTTAGAGTCCACCCGACCTTGGAAGATGCCGCGGCAAAATGTCACAAAGGAGAGTCATCTGTTGTGCAGGAAAATCTAAAGCGTTCCCTCAGGAGATATGGGATCCTTACACAAGGCAACGCATTGTCTGGCCAAATGATATCAGCTGCCTTTGAAGCATTGGCTGTCCCCGCCCAGGTACCCACAGAAGCGGACCCGAAAACGCCTCTGGCCTTACCGAGGTATGATGAGTGGGCGGAGGAATTGGCGGCAATCGGAAAACGCAGGAATATACTCGAACGAAGACTGAGAGAATTGACGATCAATTTTCTCCGTTTTGATTCGATGCAGGGCGGAAAGTTAGCAACATTTAGAGAACGCGTCATCGCGATCTTGCCGGAAAAGCAGCGGGAGTCTTTGAAGCACGTCTCTGCCGACGATGCTATTGCTAAGTTTAACTGGACAGATCTCGTTAAGCTTATTGTGAAGGAGTGGGCACTGTTCGCTCAGCTTCTGGGTGATAAGGGGGAATTTGAGCAGAATTGCCAAATCATAAATGATAGGTTTGATGCCCACGCCAAGGCAGCGGACTCCGCTGACTTTGCTCTCTACAGACGAGCATTGGGAAGGGTTGAAGAACGCATAGCAAAAATTCAATAG
- a CDS encoding alpha-ketoacid dehydrogenase subunit beta gives MRKLSYRHALREAFDEELARDPMVVLMGEEVAQYNGAYKVTEGLWAKWGDKRVIDTPISEAGFIGMGVGASMLGVRPVMELMFWSFYTVAWDQIINNAGMVRYMSGGQINCPIVVRGPANGGTNVGATHSHTPENIMAQFPGMKCVCPSNAYDAKGLMKAAIRDNDPVMFMESTKLYGEEWEVPENSELPEGELFIPLGVADVKREGTDVSLIAHGRAVLTCLKAAEILANEHGISAEVVDLRTIRPLDEDTIFESVRKTHRAVCVDENKPFCAVSAQIAASIGLHCFDDLDAPVQRVSSLDAPAFYSPKLEELQLPYPDVIVSKVLGIC, from the coding sequence ATGCGTAAACTCTCCTACCGCCACGCCCTCCGCGAAGCCTTTGATGAAGAACTTGCCCGCGACCCCATGGTCGTGCTCATGGGTGAAGAGGTCGCGCAGTACAACGGCGCCTACAAGGTGACCGAGGGCCTCTGGGCCAAGTGGGGCGACAAGCGTGTCATCGACACCCCCATCAGCGAAGCCGGTTTCATCGGCATGGGTGTGGGCGCTTCCATGCTCGGCGTGCGCCCGGTGATGGAGCTCATGTTCTGGAGCTTCTACACGGTCGCGTGGGACCAGATCATCAACAACGCCGGCATGGTGCGCTACATGAGCGGCGGCCAGATCAACTGTCCCATTGTGGTGCGTGGCCCGGCCAACGGCGGCACGAACGTGGGCGCCACCCACTCGCACACGCCGGAGAACATCATGGCCCAGTTCCCGGGCATGAAGTGCGTGTGCCCCTCCAACGCGTATGACGCGAAGGGCCTGATGAAGGCCGCCATCCGCGACAATGACCCCGTGATGTTCATGGAGAGCACGAAGCTCTACGGTGAAGAATGGGAAGTGCCGGAAAACTCCGAGCTGCCCGAGGGTGAACTTTTCATCCCGCTCGGCGTGGCCGATGTGAAGCGCGAGGGCACGGATGTCTCCCTCATCGCCCATGGCCGCGCGGTGCTCACCTGCCTCAAGGCTGCTGAGATCCTGGCGAACGAACATGGCATCAGCGCCGAAGTGGTCGACCTCCGCACCATTCGTCCGCTGGATGAAGACACCATCTTCGAATCCGTGCGCAAGACCCACCGCGCTGTGTGTGTGGATGAGAACAAGCCCTTCTGCGCCGTGAGCGCCCAGATCGCCGCCAGCATCGGCCTGCACTGCTTCGATGATCTCGATGCTCCGGTGCAGCGTGTCAGCTCCCTCGACGCCCCGGCCTTCTACAGCCCGAAGCTCGAAGAGCTCCAGCTTCCCTATCCCGACGTGATCGTGTCGAAGGTGCTGGGCATTTGCTAG
- a CDS encoding prolyl oligopeptidase family serine peptidase: MMVSSAPAQTGPKSVEIAKGVLFSEIPAGDNRPKIWLYTPNPVPTKPVPAIFIAPAGSGSIFGMRLAEGDQAEHIPYAAAGYIVVAYELSGAVPRQGLTDAMVKDGYTKYSAAKAGMTNLAAALDYASWIKLIDPSKMIVAGHSSAGAVSLVAAALEPRIKACIAYAPVTNLPAKFGAATLERFESLLPGVTKFCTDYSPHTVAPKIKVPTFLYAVEDDTLVPSSVVKAFSGSLQATNPNVTLKIGKQGGHYDSMIQEGIPAALGWLKSLSL; encoded by the coding sequence ATGATGGTTTCGTCTGCCCCGGCGCAGACGGGTCCCAAGTCGGTGGAGATTGCGAAGGGCGTACTCTTTTCAGAGATTCCGGCGGGGGACAATCGCCCCAAGATTTGGCTCTACACCCCCAATCCGGTTCCCACCAAGCCGGTGCCGGCGATCTTCATCGCCCCTGCTGGGAGTGGAAGCATTTTCGGCATGCGCCTCGCGGAGGGGGACCAGGCGGAGCACATCCCGTATGCCGCCGCAGGGTATATCGTGGTGGCCTATGAGCTGAGCGGCGCCGTGCCACGGCAGGGCCTGACAGACGCGATGGTAAAGGATGGGTATACGAAGTATTCCGCCGCGAAAGCCGGCATGACCAATCTCGCTGCGGCGCTGGACTACGCGTCCTGGATCAAGTTGATCGATCCTTCGAAGATGATCGTTGCCGGACACAGCTCTGCAGGCGCGGTCTCTCTCGTCGCGGCAGCATTGGAGCCCCGCATCAAGGCGTGCATTGCCTACGCACCCGTGACCAATCTGCCCGCCAAGTTTGGAGCGGCAACCCTCGAACGTTTCGAGTCCCTGCTCCCGGGTGTTACGAAATTCTGCACCGACTATTCGCCACATACGGTGGCGCCAAAAATCAAAGTGCCCACATTCCTGTACGCTGTTGAGGACGACACGCTCGTGCCCTCCAGCGTGGTGAAGGCATTTTCTGGATCGCTCCAAGCGACGAACCCCAACGTCACCTTGAAGATCGGCAAACAGGGAGGGCATTACGATTCCATGATTCAGGAAGGAATCCCGGCCGCCCTGGGGTGGCTCAAATCCCTATCCCTCTGA
- the pdhA gene encoding pyruvate dehydrogenase (acetyl-transferring) E1 component subunit alpha — MSAKNAAPVKHADAPVNKALTPEQKIKLYRDMCRIRRFELVALKHYNSGKMGGFLHLYNGQESVAVGCVSLMGANDHIITAYRDHGHALAVGMGMNECMAELFGKKTGCSKGKGGSMHFFAPDKNYWGGHGIVAGQTPLGAGLAFGVKYKGLKGCSLCFLGDGAVNQGAFHESLNLAALFDLPVVYIIENNGYSMGTSQKRSSAYPGCLAERAEGYGMKWELLNGEDIYEVRARVNEAMVRAREESKPMLLEVLTYRYYGHSVADAMHKKYRTKEEIERREREHDPLIIFRTHLINEKVLTEQQATEIDQAAQKEADDSGEFAEASPLPDPSEIFDDIYWEVDNQTEAGQTGRLFFND; from the coding sequence ATGTCCGCAAAGAATGCCGCCCCTGTAAAACACGCCGATGCGCCAGTGAACAAAGCGCTGACCCCGGAGCAGAAGATCAAGCTCTACCGGGACATGTGCCGCATTCGCCGCTTCGAGCTGGTGGCGCTGAAGCACTACAACAGCGGCAAGATGGGTGGCTTCCTGCACCTGTACAACGGTCAGGAATCCGTGGCCGTGGGCTGCGTGTCCCTCATGGGGGCGAATGACCACATCATCACCGCCTACCGCGACCATGGTCATGCCCTCGCCGTGGGCATGGGCATGAACGAGTGCATGGCTGAGCTCTTCGGAAAGAAGACCGGCTGCTCCAAGGGCAAGGGTGGCTCGATGCATTTCTTCGCACCGGACAAGAACTACTGGGGTGGCCACGGCATCGTCGCCGGCCAGACCCCGCTGGGTGCCGGCCTCGCCTTCGGCGTGAAGTACAAGGGTCTCAAGGGCTGCAGCCTTTGCTTCCTCGGTGACGGCGCGGTGAACCAGGGCGCCTTCCACGAGAGCCTGAACCTCGCGGCGCTCTTCGACCTTCCTGTGGTCTACATCATTGAGAACAACGGCTACTCCATGGGTACCAGCCAGAAGCGCTCCAGCGCCTACCCCGGCTGCCTCGCCGAGCGCGCCGAGGGCTACGGCATGAAGTGGGAACTGCTCAACGGCGAGGACATCTATGAAGTCCGCGCCCGGGTGAATGAGGCCATGGTCCGTGCCCGTGAGGAGAGCAAGCCCATGCTGCTCGAAGTCCTGACCTACCGCTACTACGGCCACTCCGTCGCGGATGCGATGCACAAGAAGTACCGCACCAAGGAGGAAATCGAGCGCCGCGAGCGCGAGCACGATCCGCTCATCATCTTCCGCACGCACCTCATCAACGAAAAGGTGCTCACCGAGCAGCAGGCCACGGAAATCGACCAGGCTGCCCAGAAGGAAGCGGACGACTCCGGGGAATTCGCCGAGGCGAGCCCGCTGCCGGATCCCTCCGAGATCTTCGACGACATCTACTGGGAAGTGGACAACCAGACCGAAGCTGGCCAGACCGGTCGCCTGTTCTTCAACGACTAG
- a CDS encoding L,D-transpeptidase family protein, translating to MIRKSSLLLGALGAFLLASCASRPQENAGADYLAGLGSAVPHSPQSLGVAEHTSYWDDDGTSGPGYIVVDLRRQVAEFYRGGHVIGVGAISSGVENRATPAGDYKILEKDIDHASSSYGIIEDSNGKTVNADATPKTPRPPGTRYVPAPMHYFMRITWDGVGMHEGFLPGYPASHGCIRMDRNVVPKFYENSYVGMPVKVVR from the coding sequence ATGATCCGCAAATCCTCCCTTCTCCTCGGTGCGCTCGGCGCATTTCTTCTGGCTTCGTGTGCTTCCAGGCCCCAGGAAAATGCGGGTGCGGACTACCTGGCTGGTCTCGGCAGCGCCGTGCCGCACTCGCCGCAGTCCCTTGGCGTGGCGGAACACACCTCCTACTGGGATGATGACGGCACCAGCGGCCCCGGGTACATCGTGGTGGACCTGCGCCGCCAGGTGGCGGAATTCTACCGTGGCGGCCATGTCATTGGTGTGGGGGCCATTTCTTCGGGTGTGGAAAACCGCGCCACACCCGCCGGCGATTACAAGATCCTGGAGAAGGACATCGACCATGCATCTTCCTCGTACGGCATCATTGAGGACAGCAACGGCAAGACGGTGAATGCCGACGCTACGCCCAAGACGCCCCGCCCTCCCGGCACCCGCTATGTTCCTGCGCCCATGCACTATTTCATGCGCATCACCTGGGATGGCGTAGGCATGCACGAAGGGTTCCTGCCCGGCTATCCCGCCAGCCACGGCTGCATTCGCATGGACCGCAATGTGGTGCCCAAGTTCTATGAGAACTCCTACGTGGGCATGCCCGTGAAGGTGGTGCGATAG